The Orcinus orca chromosome 4, mOrcOrc1.1, whole genome shotgun sequence genome includes a region encoding these proteins:
- the REELD1 gene encoding LOW QUALITY PROTEIN: reelin domain-containing protein 1 (The sequence of the model RefSeq protein was modified relative to this genomic sequence to represent the inferred CDS: inserted 2 bases in 1 codon; substituted 1 base at 1 genomic stop codon) gives MPGPSQDSTVKSQRRKNKDKQANTRKRSPIVPIKGKEDGTERELSEVKFGLNNDDVETVHEDASLILKKPVRLRLDLDSEEKFLGTLRVSVLTIWGGDTEGISGLKAVWDPGKAHSEGHRIVFLNSICIEAAVSRGTGEGRKRVPAALAGWPCAALCPACSSSAFSHGTGSVACVDMQPKHIPAQPQHPRTPHITILTGSSSDSPDDTASVAVRGSRDFMGFLLQARRESDHQIAGTFVFILPHSKPMACFEEADTVTHMDKSRKRNLSFEWQXPAHPVGDIRFLXEMVQSYFVYWTRIESSVVSQQTHSRASSDSHVEPGSPMPAPGQRPEGMEGTAPAPRVPVILPQQRTDISAVAIPGAAGEDSLDPVPANVWVTEFPGAAETPFPASSHIAAVVSDGHQPSGDSNRTLEVSPDVRGLERFMAIRGFSSESFASSPSTHHRTQNDPSFDSLETCLPSDRDEQDKMTASNRTVMRPPLYTVRLSYTRLWSSGALTGHGARAANPTPVLHTSATSRPPTASGQSEASRPSASFLPQSKHKEPKVREGNGESGMGHPRKTNPRPELGQDETRAPLGIQLGTLQLGMLLCLSAALGMAVAAGLRYLHTQSCHKRTEVFFSEPAGHVPARSDGGEIVHVRRIGENSFVLVEAEYNWITPSVGSKKTVL, from the exons ATGCCAGGCCCTTCTCAGGACTCCACGGTCAAGTCTCAGAGGcggaaaaacaaagacaaacaagcaaacacacgAAAGCGCTCTCCCATAGTTCCAATAAAGGGGAAGGAGGACGGGACAGAGAGAGAGCTCTCAGAAGTGAAATTTG GCTTGAACAATGATGATGTGGAAACTGTACATGAGGATGCGTCTCTGATCTTAAAGAAACCAGTGCGATTAAGGCTGGATTTGGACTCCGAAGAAAAGTTCCTGGGGACGCTGAGGGTTAGCG TGCTTACAATCTGGGGAGGTGATACCGAAGGTATTTCAGGTTTAAAGGCAGTGTGGGATCCAGGTAAGGCACATTCAGAAGGACATCGTATTGTTTTCCTAAATAGCATCTGCATTGAAGCTGCTGTTTCTCGGGGCACAGGAGAGGGCAGGAAGAGGGTCCCCGCTGCCCTCGCAGGCTGGCCTTGTGCAGCTCTCTGCCCGGCATGCAGCTCCTCTGCCTTTTCCCATGGGACCGGCTCGGTGGCCTGTGTGGACATGCAGCCCAAGCACATTCCAGCCCAGCCTCAGCACCCCAGGACCCCCCACATCACCATTCTCACTGGCAGCTCTTCCGACTCACCGGATGACACGGCTTCGG TGGCTGTGAGGGGCAGTCGTGATTTCATGGGCTTTCTACTTCAGGCCCGAAGGGAGTCTGATCATCAGATAGCTGgcacttttgttttcattcttcctcATTCCAAACCAATGGCTTGTTTTGAAGAGGCTGACACAGTCACCCACATGGACAAGTCCCGGAAGAGAAATCTATCATTTGAGTGGCA ACCTGCCCACCCTGTAGGGGACATCAGGTTCCTATAAGAGA TGGTCCAGTCATATTTCGTTTACTGGACGAGGATTGAATCATCTGTCGTGTCTCAGCAGACACACAGTAGAGCTAGTTCCGACAGCCACGTGGAGCCTGGCTCACCTATGCCAGCCCCTGGGCAGAGGCCGGAGGGCATGGAAGGAACCGCCCC GGCCCCCAGGGTCCCCGTCATTCTTCCTCAGCAGCGCACGGATATCTCTGCTGTGGCCATCCCTGGAGCTGCAGGAGAGGACAGCTTAGATCCTGTTCCTGCCAATGTTTGGGTGACAGAATTTCCTGGGGCTGCAGAGACTCCGTTCCCAGCATCTTCACACATAGCTGCCGTAGTCAGCGATGGCCACCAGCCCAGTGGGGACAGCAACCGAACCCTGGAAGTATCCCCGGACGTTCGTGGGCTGGAGAGGTTCATGGCCATCAGGGGATTCTCCTCAGAGAGCTTTGCTTCCAGCCCTAGCACCCACCACAG GACTCAGAATGATCCAAGCTTTGATTCATTGGAAACTTGCCTACCCTCAGATAGGGATGAACAG gACAAGATGACGGCCTCAAATAGGACGGTGATGAGGCCTCCTCTGTACACTGTCCGTCTTTCCTATACTCGCCTTTGGTCCTCTGGGGCACTCACTGGACATGGGGCCAGGGCGGCCAATCCAACCCCTGTCCTCCACACCTCTGCCACCTCCAGGCCACCCACTGCCAGTGGTCAGTCAGAGGCATCAAGACCCTCTGCCAGCTTCCTGCCTCAGTCAAAGCACAAGGAGCCCAAAGTGAGGGAGGGCAatggagagagtggcatgggacACCCCAGGAAGACCAACCCAAGGCCTGAGCTTGGGCAAGACGAGACCAGGGCCCCTTTGGGGATCCAGCTCGGGACTCTGCAGCTGGGAATGCTGCTTTGCCTTTCAGCTGCTTTGGGCATGGCCGTGGCTGCTGGCCTTCGCTACCTGCATACCCAGTCTTGCCACAAGCGGACAGAAGTATTCTTTAGTGAGCCTGCTGGACACGTACCTGCCAGGAGTGACGGAGGCGAGATCGTGCATGTCAGGAGGATTGGGGAgaacagttttgttttggttgaagCAGAATACAACTGGATCACTCCTTCTGTGGGTAGCAAGAAAACAGTCCTCTGA